Proteins found in one bacterium genomic segment:
- the gcvH gene encoding glycine cleavage system protein GcvH, whose amino-acid sequence MSANNTFYTKDHEWLKVEGQVATVGITDHAQQALGDITFVDLPKVGKAVKAHEVLLVVESVKAASDVFAPVSGTVSAVNDALATAPELINQAAQTDGWLCKLSPFIPAVSELMTAEQYAAFLQES is encoded by the coding sequence ATGAGCGCAAATAATACATTTTATACAAAAGATCATGAGTGGCTGAAAGTGGAGGGGCAGGTGGCGACGGTCGGGATTACCGATCATGCCCAGCAGGCCCTGGGCGACATCACCTTCGTGGATTTACCGAAGGTGGGTAAGGCGGTCAAGGCGCATGAGGTGCTCCTGGTCGTGGAGTCCGTCAAGGCGGCCAGTGATGTCTTTGCGCCGGTCTCGGGTACGGTCAGCGCCGTGAATGATGCGTTGGCCACCGCGCCGGAGCTGATCAATCAGGCGGCGCAGACCGACGGTTGGCTTTGCAAGCTGAGCCCGTTTATCCCTGCGGTGAGCGAGCTGATGACGGCGGAGCAATACGCGGCGTTCCTGCAGGAGAGTTGA
- the gcvPA gene encoding aminomethyl-transferring glycine dehydrogenase subunit GcvPA encodes MPYIPTTDRDRADMLQAIGVPDVEALFADIPESVRISGLNLPQGRSEGEVYEHLHQVSHRNAHHLTGFLGGGYYDHFIPACVDELSARSEFYTAYTPYQPEASQGTLQAIFEYQTAICRITEMEVANASLYDGGTALYEAAMMAIRLTGRRKILLDSGVNPIYRNILYSYTRNLAVEFVEIPVVHGQSDRDRIVAALDDQTAAIIFQNPNFFGAVDDFTDVIQAAHTRGCMAVMSVYPVSLGILKTPGQMGADIVTGEGQSLGLPLSFGGPYLGFMATRMVHVRKMPGRIAGASQDANGRRGFVLTLQAREQHIRREKAMSNICSNEALCALRAVMYLSWLGKGGFKDLAHICAQKAEYAKTRLGAIPGVEVKKSAPTFNEFTIELPVDASDVVSRMIDRGFAAGFPLGRYYKGMENYLLVAVTEKRTREQIGLFAEALEGVL; translated from the coding sequence ATGCCGTATATTCCCACCACGGACCGTGATCGCGCGGATATGCTACAGGCCATCGGGGTTCCCGATGTGGAGGCCCTGTTTGCGGACATACCCGAGTCCGTGCGCATCAGCGGTTTGAATCTTCCGCAGGGGCGGAGCGAGGGCGAGGTCTATGAGCATCTGCATCAGGTGTCCCACCGCAACGCGCATCATCTGACCGGGTTCCTGGGCGGGGGCTATTATGATCACTTCATCCCCGCCTGTGTCGATGAGTTGTCGGCCCGCAGTGAATTCTATACGGCCTACACGCCCTATCAGCCGGAGGCGTCGCAGGGCACGCTCCAGGCCATTTTTGAATATCAGACGGCCATCTGCCGGATCACGGAGATGGAGGTGGCGAATGCCTCCCTGTATGACGGGGGCACGGCGTTATACGAGGCCGCCATGATGGCCATCCGCTTGACGGGGCGACGTAAAATCCTGCTGGATAGCGGGGTGAATCCCATCTATCGCAACATTTTGTACAGTTATACCCGGAACCTGGCGGTAGAGTTCGTCGAGATTCCGGTGGTGCATGGCCAGAGCGACCGGGACCGGATCGTCGCGGCGCTGGATGACCAGACGGCGGCCATTATTTTCCAGAATCCCAACTTCTTCGGGGCGGTGGACGATTTTACGGATGTGATTCAGGCGGCTCACACGCGGGGCTGCATGGCGGTGATGTCGGTGTATCCGGTCTCGCTGGGCATCTTGAAGACGCCCGGCCAGATGGGGGCGGATATTGTCACGGGAGAGGGGCAGAGTCTCGGCCTGCCGCTGTCGTTCGGGGGCCCCTATCTTGGGTTCATGGCGACCCGCATGGTGCATGTCCGGAAGATGCCCGGCCGGATTGCCGGGGCCTCGCAGGATGCCAATGGCCGGCGGGGGTTTGTGCTGACCCTGCAGGCGCGGGAGCAGCATATCCGCCGCGAGAAGGCGATGTCGAACATCTGCTCCAACGAGGCGCTCTGCGCCTTGCGGGCCGTGATGTATCTGTCCTGGCTCGGGAAGGGCGGGTTCAAGGACCTCGCTCATATTTGCGCGCAGAAGGCGGAATATGCCAAGACCCGGTTGGGGGCCATTCCCGGGGTTGAGGTGAAGAAGAGCGCGCCCACGTTCAATGAATTTACCATTGAATTGCCGGTGGATGCCAGTGATGTGGTGTCGCGGATGATTGATCGTGGGTTTGCCGCCGGCTTCCCGCTGGGGCGATATTA